A genomic window from Methanobacterium sp. BRmetb2 includes:
- a CDS encoding transcription elongation factor NusA: protein MVLPVCDVCLKSGMLCQGCENKLKSGEISQIDLDIAKLLYKVGEGKIGFKKTIEIGDVVIIVTEKDQVGKLIGKGGKIVRAITKKIGKKVRVVGENSDLKSVSTDILAPARISGINIVYGKDGKEKYKIRVMREDARRIPAKLSVLNDIIQKLTNEETIIVVD, encoded by the coding sequence ATGGTATTACCAGTATGCGATGTCTGTTTAAAAAGTGGAATGTTATGTCAGGGATGTGAAAACAAGTTAAAAAGTGGTGAAATAAGCCAGATCGACTTGGACATTGCAAAATTATTATACAAAGTTGGTGAGGGAAAAATTGGATTTAAAAAGACCATAGAAATTGGAGACGTTGTTATAATAGTTACCGAGAAGGATCAGGTTGGAAAACTGATCGGTAAAGGTGGAAAGATTGTAAGGGCCATAACAAAAAAGATTGGAAAAAAGGTCCGTGTAGTTGGTGAAAATTCTGATCTCAAATCAGTTTCAACTGATATATTAGCACCAGCAAGAATTTCTGGGATTAACATTGTCTACGGTAAAGATGGAAAAGAAAAATACAAAATAAGAGTCATGAGAGAAGATGCTCGCAGAATTCCAGCCAAATTAAGCGTTTTAAATGATATTATACAAAAATTAACCAATGAGGAAACTATTATCGTGGTTGATTAA